Proteins from one Fragaria vesca subsp. vesca linkage group LG6, FraVesHawaii_1.0, whole genome shotgun sequence genomic window:
- the LOC101312849 gene encoding thylakoid lumenal protein At1g03610, chloroplastic-like, whose amino-acid sequence MASPTLLTPTSKLKSLVPIKATKTTTSTAASTTSVSQARRREFLSIAAATLSSPAWLFPSTPAALAASDEEYVKETEEVIQKVKSTINMDKNDPNVANAVAELRETSNTWVAKYRREKSLLARVSFRDMYSAINAVSGHYVSFGPTAPIPAKRKARILEEVETAEKNLLRGR is encoded by the coding sequence ATGGCCTCACCAACACTCCTAACTCCCACCTCTAAACTCAAATCACTCGTTCCCATCAAGGCCACCAAAACCACCACCTCCACCGCAGCCTCCACTACCTCAGTCTCACAAGCTCGGCGCCGCGAGTTCTTATCAATCGCCGCAGCAACTCTCTCGTCGCCTGCATGGCTCTTCCCATCAACACCAGCAGCCCTTGCTGCTTCGGATGAAGAGTACGTTAAAGAGACCGAGGAGGTGATCCAGAAGGTTAAGAGCACCATCAACATGGACAAGAACGACCCCAATGTGGCCAACGCAGTTGCGGAGCTCAGAGAAACGTCGAACACGTGGGTTGCTAAGTACAGGAGGGAGAAGAGTCTGCTGGCAAGGGTTTCTTTCAGAGACATGTACTCGGCGATCAATGCCGTTTCGGGACACTATGTTAGTTTCGGGCCAACGGCTCCGATTCCGGCGAAGAGAAAGGCGAGGATCTTGGAAGAGGTCGAAACTGCAGAGAAAAACCTATTAAGGGGTAGATAG